The proteins below are encoded in one region of Methanofollis aquaemaris:
- the phoU gene encoding phosphate signaling complex protein PhoU — protein MSDKFHEELDTLRDEFLEYGHFARSMLVDAFEALKTGDEDLARSVLDRKRELANRSDDFDERLLTLIALYQPMAQDLRAIVCTIRMNSSLYRIGRYGKDIAMLVPPFADDGHLGRMLNLPHMAGLVVSMVEDVLAAYETNDVSPIENLSARDDCVDDLRYSVFREALTYMMEDPRNIERGMDYVMVARYLERCGDHCCAMGEKVHFMLTGERIEIK, from the coding sequence ATGAGCGACAAGTTTCATGAAGAACTGGACACCCTCAGAGATGAGTTTCTTGAATACGGGCATTTTGCACGCTCGATGCTCGTCGACGCCTTCGAGGCCCTGAAGACCGGCGACGAAGATCTGGCCCGGTCGGTGCTGGACCGGAAAAGAGAACTCGCAAACCGCTCCGACGATTTCGACGAGCGGTTGCTCACCCTCATCGCCCTGTACCAACCGATGGCCCAGGACCTGCGGGCGATCGTCTGCACCATCAGGATGAACAGTTCGCTGTATCGCATCGGGCGGTATGGCAAGGACATCGCCATGCTGGTCCCCCCCTTCGCCGACGACGGCCACCTGGGGCGGATGCTGAACCTGCCCCATATGGCCGGGCTCGTCGTCTCGATGGTCGAAGACGTCCTGGCGGCGTATGAGACGAACGATGTCTCGCCGATCGAGAACCTCTCGGCACGCGACGACTGTGTCGACGATCTCCGCTATTCGGTCTTCCGCGAGGCGCTCACCTATATGATGGAAGACCCGCGCAACATCGAGCGCGGGATGGACTATGTGATGGTGGCCCGCTACCTCGAACGGTGCGGCGACCATTGTTGTGCGATGGGCGAGAAGGTCCATTTCATGCTGACCGGCGAGCGGATCGAGATCAAGTGA
- the pstB gene encoding phosphate ABC transporter ATP-binding protein PstB has product MTENDAIITARHLDLYYGEHHALKGIEVGFARHRVTALIGPSGCGKSTLLRCLNRMNDLVEHVRIEGEVLFDGTDIYAPEVDVVEIRKRIGMVFQRPNPFPRSIYENVAYGPRVHGMRDRSTLDAVVEKSLRDAALWDEVKDRLDAPAFSLSGGQQQRLCIARTLAVEPEVILMDEPCSALDPIATAKIEGLIEALKTRYTVIIVTHNMQQAARVSDFTGFMYLGELVEFGETPQVFEAPREELTERYITGRFG; this is encoded by the coding sequence ATGACAGAAAACGATGCAATCATCACCGCACGCCACCTCGACCTCTACTACGGCGAACACCACGCCCTCAAGGGGATCGAGGTCGGCTTTGCCAGACACCGGGTCACCGCCCTCATCGGCCCTTCGGGATGCGGGAAGTCCACCCTGCTGCGGTGTCTCAACCGGATGAACGACCTGGTCGAGCATGTCCGCATCGAGGGGGAGGTGCTCTTCGACGGCACCGACATCTACGCCCCTGAGGTCGACGTGGTCGAGATCAGGAAACGGATCGGGATGGTCTTCCAGCGGCCCAACCCTTTCCCCAGGTCCATCTACGAGAACGTCGCCTACGGCCCCCGCGTCCACGGCATGCGGGATCGTTCGACCCTCGACGCCGTCGTCGAGAAGAGTCTGCGGGACGCCGCACTCTGGGACGAGGTGAAAGACCGCCTCGACGCCCCGGCCTTCAGTCTCTCCGGCGGGCAGCAACAGCGGCTCTGCATCGCACGGACGCTGGCCGTCGAGCCTGAGGTGATCCTGATGGACGAACCCTGCTCGGCCCTCGACCCCATCGCCACCGCGAAGATCGAGGGGCTGATCGAAGCACTCAAGACCCGCTACACGGTGATCATCGTCACCCACAACATGCAGCAGGCGGCGCGGGTCAGCGACTTCACGGGGTTCATGTACCTCGGCGAACTCGTCGAGTTCGGGGAGACCCCGCAGGTCTTCGAGGCGCCGCGGGAGGAGTTGACCGAACGCTACATCACCGGCAGGTTCGGGTAG